Proteins found in one Vallitalea guaymasensis genomic segment:
- a CDS encoding acyl carrier protein: MNREDISKKLKAFLCKFFGKKNVETLGDDDDFFDLGFVNSLFAMQLITFIETEFDVAIDVVELNMDNFNTLNKIVNIIESKMK, from the coding sequence ATGAATAGAGAGGATATCAGTAAAAAATTAAAAGCTTTTTTATGCAAATTCTTTGGTAAGAAAAATGTAGAGACATTAGGTGATGATGATGATTTCTTTGATTTAGGGTTCGTTAATTCTTTGTTTGCTATGCAGCTAATTACATTTATCGAAACAGAATTTGATGTAGCTATTGATGTAGTGGAATTGAATATGGATAACTTTAATACTCTAAATAAGATTGTCAATATTATTGAAAGTAAAATGAAATAA
- a CDS encoding ACP S-malonyltransferase: MDKIALVFPGQGAQYVGMGESFYNNYLICRQTYEEASDISGVDVAKLCFKSSLGTLSKMNNMQLAVTTTCVAIARAYFYEYGMTPQFCAGHSVGEISAFITSGAVRFSDGIKILMKRGELLEDVYKQNIGTMLIAEEVDYKTVESLIEDSKLNKDVYISCESSHNQILISGTNEGIEIMQEKLLDSDARITPLITSTPMHCPLMGSIQKKFYDYLLEFEYYPFRIPVITNLHGRPFSDPELIPEVMSKHLTHPVQWKNIIECMDKYGVSIALEMGPKNLVTNLIENIAPEMTAYCFGKKMDRKYFHENFLGDENYKKDIPEFMSRCLGIAVATQNANTSNENYQKGVVDNYNNIKKLHKDITDSHRKILKTDMEMAIQYLENILKAKNVPERERRSWIKQLLDETSNYYLLEEYYA, translated from the coding sequence ATGGATAAAATAGCATTAGTATTTCCAGGTCAAGGTGCCCAGTATGTAGGGATGGGAGAATCTTTTTATAATAATTATTTAATATGTAGGCAGACATACGAAGAAGCCAGTGATATATCCGGAGTAGATGTAGCAAAGCTATGCTTCAAAAGTAGTCTAGGGACGCTTAGCAAAATGAACAATATGCAATTGGCTGTAACAACAACTTGTGTTGCAATTGCTCGTGCCTATTTCTATGAGTATGGAATGACCCCACAATTCTGTGCAGGACATAGTGTAGGTGAAATATCAGCATTCATTACCTCAGGTGCTGTTCGCTTCTCAGATGGTATCAAGATACTAATGAAGCGGGGAGAATTGTTGGAGGATGTATATAAACAGAATATAGGAACTATGTTGATTGCTGAAGAGGTGGATTATAAAACTGTTGAAAGTTTAATTGAGGACTCTAAATTAAATAAGGATGTCTATATTTCCTGTGAGAGTTCCCATAATCAGATACTCATCAGTGGAACGAATGAAGGTATTGAAATAATGCAGGAAAAGCTTCTTGATAGCGATGCAAGGATTACACCACTTATTACAAGTACCCCAATGCATTGTCCTTTAATGGGAAGCATACAGAAAAAATTTTATGACTACCTTCTTGAATTTGAATACTACCCATTTAGAATACCTGTAATTACAAATTTACATGGTAGACCTTTTAGTGATCCAGAACTTATTCCAGAGGTTATGTCAAAGCATCTTACTCATCCGGTTCAGTGGAAGAATATTATTGAATGTATGGATAAATATGGTGTGTCCATTGCCTTAGAAATGGGACCTAAGAATTTGGTAACAAATCTTATTGAAAACATAGCACCTGAAATGACAGCCTATTGTTTTGGTAAGAAAATGGATAGAAAATATTTTCATGAGAACTTTCTTGGAGATGAGAATTACAAAAAGGATATTCCAGAATTTATGAGTCGTTGTTTAGGTATTGCAGTGGCTACCCAAAATGCTAATACATCTAATGAAAATTACCAAAAAGGAGTAGTTGATAATTATAACAATATCAAAAAGCTCCATAAAGATATAACTGATAGTCATAGGAAGATTCTGAAAACAGATATGGAAATGGCAATCCAATATTTAGAGAATATATTGAAGGCAAAAAATGTACCAGAGAGAGAACGAAGAAGCTGGATAAAACAATTATTGGATGAAACAAGTAATTATTATTTGTTGGAAGAATATTATGCTTAA
- a CDS encoding non-ribosomal peptide synthetase, which yields MEKVKELLYELRKEKEKGVYFVHSHENVNFASYYDLFRQGLWMKNYLYERGIRPKDEVIISMDNSEWFYITFWACILGDFIAVPLSVSNDELSKLSGALEICSNSVLVTDNESLWKEISESDLALKNSVFWNEEMTISLDEMFLEPVTEIDDLVLSKEESGLDIAYIQFSSGSTKDLKGVGITNQGIITNVDDILSSRHIYGEEVFVTWIPSYHNFGLFFNIFLPIRHNCDAHIIDTQYVVKDPAFYLDYCNKVRGTVTSGTNFYLNFIIKLLQEKGVKDEWDFSSIHSMFLGAEPISINLCNEFAKYMKECNFQRKVLSPSYGLTEGTLGVSVTTDDDFIKKISVNKESMSIGHTLEIVSDDDPMASEIISVGKPLPAFKLKIVDLEGNTLEDGRVGLIFIAGKCVLNNYYNRKRDENFIDEWFNTGDIGFIYDGNLHITARYKEMFIYNGKNYYDNDIERYIQKLNIFTEERIVIHGYRKNVDDVNDNVICFIKGNTPMETLVSKIKNVLSHMNNVLGIYINDFVLVDNIPTTVSGKVQRYKLINNYIKGDYDEQIAALTCEMDKANNIIECDVSSIEDFIADTLEDIVDNQIDYSGSFMSMGLNSLQIAKLHMAINIKYGDCIAIAELFEYTTIETLAEYIMERVNVRREMETLIG from the coding sequence ATGGAAAAAGTAAAAGAGTTACTCTATGAGCTAAGAAAAGAAAAAGAAAAAGGAGTATACTTTGTTCATTCACATGAGAATGTTAACTTTGCTTCCTATTATGATTTATTTAGACAAGGGCTATGGATGAAGAATTATCTATATGAAAGAGGTATTAGACCAAAAGATGAAGTTATTATATCAATGGATAATTCAGAGTGGTTCTATATTACATTTTGGGCATGTATATTAGGGGATTTCATTGCTGTTCCATTAAGTGTCAGTAATGATGAACTCAGTAAACTGAGTGGTGCTCTAGAGATTTGCAGTAATTCTGTTCTTGTTACAGATAATGAATCACTGTGGAAAGAAATCAGTGAATCTGATTTAGCACTAAAAAATAGTGTATTCTGGAATGAAGAAATGACAATAAGTCTGGATGAAATGTTTTTAGAACCAGTCACAGAAATAGATGATTTAGTTCTATCTAAAGAAGAGAGTGGTTTGGATATAGCTTATATTCAATTTTCATCAGGTTCAACTAAAGACCTAAAAGGAGTGGGGATAACAAATCAAGGAATTATAACAAATGTTGATGATATTCTATCATCTCGACATATTTATGGAGAAGAAGTATTCGTTACATGGATTCCTTCATACCACAATTTTGGATTATTTTTTAATATATTTCTACCTATCAGGCATAATTGTGATGCCCATATCATTGACACGCAATATGTGGTAAAAGATCCAGCATTCTATTTGGATTACTGTAATAAAGTAAGAGGAACCGTTACATCTGGCACTAATTTCTATCTTAATTTTATTATTAAACTATTACAAGAAAAAGGAGTTAAAGATGAGTGGGATTTCTCTAGTATACATTCAATGTTCTTAGGAGCAGAACCTATATCCATCAATTTATGTAATGAATTTGCCAAGTACATGAAAGAATGTAATTTCCAGCGTAAAGTATTATCTCCATCATATGGATTAACAGAAGGTACTTTGGGTGTTTCTGTTACTACAGATGATGATTTTATAAAGAAAATATCCGTTAATAAAGAGAGTATGAGTATTGGTCATACCTTAGAGATAGTTTCGGATGATGATCCCATGGCTTCAGAAATAATTAGTGTAGGAAAGCCTCTTCCTGCCTTCAAGTTGAAGATAGTTGATCTAGAAGGTAATACATTGGAGGATGGGCGTGTTGGCTTAATCTTTATTGCAGGAAAGTGTGTACTAAATAATTATTATAATCGTAAACGGGATGAAAATTTTATTGATGAGTGGTTCAATACAGGTGATATTGGCTTTATCTATGATGGAAATTTACATATTACAGCCCGTTATAAAGAGATGTTTATATATAATGGTAAGAATTATTATGATAATGATATTGAACGTTACATTCAGAAGCTAAATATATTCACTGAGGAGAGAATAGTTATTCATGGATATCGTAAAAATGTAGATGATGTTAATGATAATGTGATTTGTTTCATCAAAGGGAACACTCCTATGGAAACACTAGTCAGTAAAATTAAAAATGTATTGTCACATATGAATAATGTTTTAGGAATATATATTAACGATTTTGTCTTGGTAGATAATATCCCCACCACAGTTAGTGGAAAAGTGCAGCGGTATAAGCTGATAAATAATTATATAAAAGGTGATTACGATGAGCAAATAGCTGCATTAACTTGTGAAATGGATAAGGCTAATAATATTATAGAATGCGATGTATCTTCTATTGAGGATTTTATTGCAGACACTCTAGAAGATATTGTAGATAACCAAATCGATTATAGTGGGTCATTTATGTCTATGGGACTAAACTCTCTTCAAATAGCCAAATTACATATGGCGATTAATATAAAATATGGTGATTGTATAGCCATTGCAGAGCTTTTTGAATATACCACCATTGAGACATTGGCTGAGTATATAATGGAGAGAGTAAATGTTAGAAGAGAAATGGAAACTCTAATTGGCTAG
- a CDS encoding 3-hydroxyacyl-CoA dehydrogenase family protein, which translates to MNIGIIGAGVMGRGVALAYAQYGHNIVLVDIEENVLEEAKKQIIRDYRFQGMYGKKCEDTIQNILGRITFTTQLENVEMCEYIIENVTENWEIKKNVYLQLNKICNENTIYAVNTSCFSITRVGALMDKPENVIGSHYMNPAHIKSTVEVIKGYHTSEKTIDTTLELLKTIEKEGVVVNDLPGFVSNRVLMLTVNEAIYLVHEGVAEAKDVDKIFKQCFGHKMGPLETADLIGLDTILFSVEVLYESYCDSKYRPCPLLKKMVNAGLLGRKSGQGFYAYNY; encoded by the coding sequence ATGAATATAGGTATTATAGGTGCAGGAGTCATGGGCAGAGGTGTTGCGTTAGCTTATGCTCAATATGGTCATAATATTGTTTTGGTAGATATAGAAGAAAATGTACTGGAAGAAGCTAAGAAACAGATAATTAGAGATTATCGTTTTCAAGGTATGTATGGGAAAAAGTGTGAGGATACGATCCAAAATATCCTTGGGCGTATAACGTTTACTACTCAGCTTGAGAACGTTGAGATGTGTGAATATATTATTGAGAATGTTACTGAAAATTGGGAGATAAAAAAGAATGTATATTTGCAGTTAAATAAAATATGTAATGAAAATACAATCTATGCTGTTAATACCTCCTGCTTTTCCATTACTCGAGTAGGTGCTCTCATGGATAAACCAGAAAATGTAATAGGATCTCACTATATGAATCCGGCACATATTAAATCAACTGTAGAAGTAATAAAAGGGTATCACACATCAGAGAAGACAATAGACACGACACTTGAATTATTAAAAACAATTGAGAAAGAAGGCGTTGTAGTAAATGATCTTCCAGGATTCGTATCCAATCGTGTATTGATGCTAACCGTTAACGAAGCAATCTATTTGGTACACGAGGGAGTGGCAGAAGCAAAAGATGTAGATAAGATATTCAAGCAATGCTTTGGACACAAAATGGGACCATTAGAGACAGCAGATTTGATTGGTCTTGATACAATTTTATTTTCTGTAGAAGTATTATATGAAAGCTACTGTGACAGTAAATATAGACCATGCCCATTATTGAAAAAAATGGTCAATGCTGGATTACTTGGTAGAAAAAGCGGTCAAGGGTTCTATGCCTACAATTATTGA
- a CDS encoding thioesterase II family protein, protein MILYCVPHAGSSALNYYQWKLLMNDNIKIVPLELAGRGAKSEQALYKCFDEAVDDLVEEIINNQSDEKYALFGHSLGCWLVYHVYFRLIKKGMEPPVHIFFSGRWSPLTKKEELKYRDMTDGEFMNRIREIGGTSEKIINSPEFVDKYLQIFRSDFAIIESYENPAENELIESDITVLSGTQDNSIKNSELLEWRKTTSGMCTICKVNGGHFFHLENMQDTINIIESKLEVI, encoded by the coding sequence ATGATACTATACTGCGTTCCACATGCTGGTAGTTCCGCACTCAACTATTATCAATGGAAGCTGCTTATGAATGATAATATAAAAATTGTTCCTCTAGAACTGGCAGGGAGAGGAGCTAAGTCTGAACAAGCCTTATATAAATGTTTTGATGAGGCCGTTGATGATTTGGTAGAAGAGATTATTAACAATCAATCAGATGAGAAATATGCTTTATTCGGGCATAGTTTGGGTTGTTGGTTAGTTTATCATGTGTACTTTCGATTAATTAAGAAAGGGATGGAGCCACCAGTACATATATTTTTTTCAGGTAGGTGGTCTCCATTAACGAAGAAAGAGGAACTTAAATACAGAGATATGACAGATGGAGAGTTCATGAATAGAATTAGAGAGATTGGTGGAACAAGTGAAAAAATAATTAATTCACCAGAATTTGTAGACAAGTATCTTCAAATATTCAGGAGTGATTTCGCCATTATTGAGAGCTATGAAAATCCTGCAGAAAATGAATTAATTGAAAGTGATATTACTGTATTAAGTGGAACACAAGATAATTCTATTAAAAATTCAGAACTGCTTGAATGGCGAAAGACTACTAGTGGGATGTGTACTATATGCAAGGTTAATGGAGGTCATTTCTTTCATCTTGAGAATATGCAAGATACCATTAACATAATAGAAAGTAAATTAGAAGTTATTTAA
- a CDS encoding HAD-IIIC family phosphatase: protein MSDKNKKIKCVVWDLDNTMWDGVLIEDKEVTLRSDVLDIIKELDHRGILQSISSKNNYEDAIDKLDEFGIKDYFLYPQISWSSKSQAVKEIISCLNIGANTIAFIDDQDFERDEVKSVIPEVTCFDADEITNILDKDIFIPDFITKDSMRRREMYIADYHRKKVEETYQGPQEDFLASLDMKISIQYAKDEDLDRVIELTERTNQLNTTGYTYSYEELKLMQDSDTHKLLIIGLDDKYGTYGKIGIILIDTSNERWVLELFIMSCRVMSRGIGTILLNYIMDMAQTANRELYAKFIQTEKNKMMQLTYNLAGFKVFEKKENFILMKNDLSRIQKIPEYVTLISDLPEYEEDERRRIYG, encoded by the coding sequence ATGTCCGATAAAAATAAAAAAATAAAGTGCGTCGTATGGGATCTTGATAATACTATGTGGGATGGAGTCCTCATTGAAGATAAGGAAGTGACATTAAGAAGTGATGTCCTTGATATTATCAAAGAGCTTGATCATAGAGGTATTCTTCAATCAATATCAAGTAAAAACAACTATGAAGATGCTATAGATAAATTAGATGAATTCGGAATAAAAGATTATTTTTTATACCCTCAAATAAGCTGGAGTAGTAAATCTCAAGCTGTAAAAGAAATTATTAGTTGCTTGAATATTGGTGCTAATACAATTGCTTTTATTGATGACCAGGATTTTGAACGAGATGAAGTAAAGAGTGTTATTCCAGAGGTTACGTGTTTTGATGCTGATGAAATAACAAATATTCTTGATAAGGATATTTTCATCCCTGATTTTATTACAAAGGACTCAATGAGAAGAAGAGAGATGTACATAGCGGATTATCATAGAAAAAAAGTTGAAGAGACGTATCAAGGACCACAGGAAGATTTTTTAGCATCCTTAGATATGAAAATTAGTATTCAGTATGCAAAAGATGAAGATCTGGATCGTGTAATAGAACTAACAGAAAGAACAAATCAATTAAATACAACGGGTTATACCTATTCCTATGAAGAATTAAAACTTATGCAGGATTCTGATACTCACAAATTGTTAATCATTGGACTAGACGATAAATATGGAACCTATGGAAAAATAGGTATTATTTTAATTGACACAAGTAATGAACGATGGGTATTGGAATTGTTCATCATGTCCTGTAGAGTCATGTCCAGAGGGATTGGAACTATTTTACTTAATTATATTATGGATATGGCTCAGACAGCTAATAGAGAATTATACGCTAAGTTTATTCAAACAGAAAAGAATAAGATGATGCAGCTTACATACAATTTGGCGGGATTTAAAGTGTTTGAGAAAAAAGAGAATTTTATTCTTATGAAAAATGACTTAAGTAGGATACAAAAGATACCAGAGTATGTCACATTGATTTCAGATCTTCCTGAATATGAAGAGGATGAGAGAAGGAGGATATATGGATAA